CGCCGGTGAACCTCACCGGGCCCGACACCCTCGACGTGCGGGGGATGCTGGTGGTGGCCGGGCTCGTCAACGGCCACACCCACTCCCACGAGACCTTCCACAAGGGGCGCTACGAGAACCTGCCACTCGAGGTCTGGATGCACTACGTCCGGCCTCCCTTCCCCACGCCGCCGCTCGACGCCGAGGCGGTATACCTCCGGACGATGGTGACGGCCATCGAGGCGCTCCGGGGTGGGGCCACGACGGTCGTGGACGACGTCAACCAGTTCCCGCACTTGAGAGACGATCATATCGAGGCGGTGTTCCGCGCCTACGAGGATCTGGGCCTCCGGGCGCTTGTGAGCGTGAGCCTCTTCGACCGGCCATTTTTCCGCGCGGTGCCCTACATCGAGGAGGAGCTGCCCGCGGCGCTGCTGGCCGAGCTCTCGGCGGCGCCCGCGCCCGACCCAAAGCGCCTGGTCGAGCTCGCCGCCGACCTCATCAAGCGCCGCCACCCCCACCGGCACCGGGTCGGCTTCATCGTGGCGCCCTCCGCGCCGCAGCGCTGCACCGACCAGTTCCTGGTGGACCTCCTCGGGCTCGCGCGCCAGGAGCGCATGCCGACCATCATCCACGTCCACGAGACGCGCCTTCAGGCCGTCACGGGCCAGCGCTTCTACAGGAAGACCATGATCGCCCACCTGGACGACCTCGGTGTCCTCGGCCCCCTGCTTTCGCTGATCCACGGCGTATGGCTCAGGCCCGACGACATCTCGCGCCTGGCGAGCGCCGGCGCAACCGTCCAGCACAACCCCGTGAGCAACCTACGTCTGGCCAGCGGGCTCGCTCCTGTCCGGGCCCTCATTGACGGCGGTGTCAACGTGAGCCTGGGCAGCGACGGCTGCGGTTCCTGCACGTCCTCGGGGATGCTCCATGTGGTCGGCGCTGCGGCGATGCTCCACACGCTGCGTGGCGAGATGCGTGGCTGGGTGGGCGCGCGCGAGGCGTGGGCGATGGGGACCGTGAACGGCGCCCGGGCGCTCGGCTTCGAGGACCTCGGGCGCGTCGTCCCCGGCCAGCGCGCCGACCTGGTCTGCTACCGCCTCGACGGCGTGGGCTTCACGCCACTCAACGACCCCCTGCGCCAACTCGTGTGCGGTGAGCGGGGCCAGTCCATCGACACCGTGGTGATCGACGGTCGGGTCGTCATGCGCGGCGGACGGATCACCACAGTGGACGAGGCAGGCCTCCTGGCCGCCGCCCGCGAGGTCCACGGGAAGCTCGTGCCTGACATCGCGCGGTGCGACGGCCTGGTCGACCAGATCCGACCGGTCTACGAGCGGATCTACCGCCGCTGCCTGTCCCAGCCGATCCCCGCGGACACCTACCCGGCGCGGTTCTGACTCACCCGACTGGGGCGCGAGATCAGAGGCCGAGGCGCGCCCTGCACTTTCCGGCCACGGGCAGCTGGGCACTGGGCTTCGACCCCGATCTGTGGAGTCGGGCCATGGTCCTGGAAGGGCGCCTGACGCCGGGAGGGGGAGGCCCGCCAGCCGCTGGCGCAGGTTCGGCCCGGGGCGGGCCCGGCTGAGAAAGGGCCTCTAGGGTCGGCTACGCTCGTCGGTGATCTGAAACACCGGATGGCGCGGCGCTTCGGCTTCGAACGCTTCGAGGGGCGAGGTGGGTCTGACGTCGAAGAAGGGTCGTGTCACCGGCACCTGCTTGAGGTAGGTCCACAGCACTGGGGCGCCGTCCTTCGCCCCGAGCTCCACGACCCTCACTCGCTCCGACCGCCGCCCACGGCTCAAGACCACCCACCCGGCCGCCCGCGCGTTCCGCACCCAGCCGACCTCCCCGTAGGGCGCCACGAGCCAGCGCTGGCCGCTCTCCTCGACCAGCGTCACGGGGGTCGAGCGCATGCGGCCACTCCTCCGGCCTGGCACGGTCAGGAGATACGTCCGCGGGGGCCCGAAGCCGACGGCGAGCAGACCCCGAACCAGCCAGTTGACGGTCCGCCGCCAGCCACTCAGCCGGTAGGTCCACGCCATTTGCCCGATACCTGGCCTGCCACGAGCCACTGACGGCCCGCTCGGCCGATGACGATGATTAGCGTAACGCTGACCACGTCGAGGGCAAGCC
This sequence is a window from Candidatus Rokuibacteriota bacterium. Protein-coding genes within it:
- a CDS encoding amidohydrolase family protein, giving the protein MSAPAALTLAGGRLVVEHEDGTHTASEPVDVRIRDGRIEAIVPHAPVNLTGPDTLDVRGMLVVAGLVNGHTHSHETFHKGRYENLPLEVWMHYVRPPFPTPPLDAEAVYLRTMVTAIEALRGGATTVVDDVNQFPHLRDDHIEAVFRAYEDLGLRALVSVSLFDRPFFRAVPYIEEELPAALLAELSAAPAPDPKRLVELAADLIKRRHPHRHRVGFIVAPSAPQRCTDQFLVDLLGLARQERMPTIIHVHETRLQAVTGQRFYRKTMIAHLDDLGVLGPLLSLIHGVWLRPDDISRLASAGATVQHNPVSNLRLASGLAPVRALIDGGVNVSLGSDGCGSCTSSGMLHVVGAAAMLHTLRGEMRGWVGAREAWAMGTVNGARALGFEDLGRVVPGQRADLVCYRLDGVGFTPLNDPLRQLVCGERGQSIDTVVIDGRVVMRGGRITTVDEAGLLAAAREVHGKLVPDIARCDGLVDQIRPVYERIYRRCLSQPIPADTYPARF
- a CDS encoding nitroreductase family deazaflavin-dependent oxidoreductase gives rise to the protein MAWTYRLSGWRRTVNWLVRGLLAVGFGPPRTYLLTVPGRRSGRMRSTPVTLVEESGQRWLVAPYGEVGWVRNARAAGWVVLSRGRRSERVRVVELGAKDGAPVLWTYLKQVPVTRPFFDVRPTSPLEAFEAEAPRHPVFQITDERSRP